Within Desulfolithobacter dissulfuricans, the genomic segment TGTCTGTGGCCTGGATGGCCACAGTCAAGCCCCAGGGACGGGTTTATGGCGTCCCGTGAAACGGGTGAGGTCGACACCGGTTTCAATGCTGAAGATTGGTGGTAATCACATCTTTTTTTCATCCCTGTTACCTGGTTGTAACTTCCCATGGACTACCCTTAAAAGAGAAACTCCTGTTTCCTTTGCCGCCACCCGGGAGGTCGCCCATGTTCCTGATCAAGATCTGTCTGCTCCTGTTCTTGTTTGTCCCAGTTATCCTCCAGGCCCAGGATGGAGAGACCCTTGAAGAACCCGGCGACCCGGGAAGGGGGCAGACCATCACGTCCCCCTCCGGCCACCTGGCTGGCGAGGCAGCCCGATGACGGAATCATTCTTGGTCATAATCGTATTGCCGGGATGATCCTGATCTCCCCGCATGTGCAGGCCGATCGTGCCGGTATGGCGGCGGAGATGGGACAGGGATTGCGGGATGACGGGCTCTCCCTCTCCCTGGTTTCGAATCTTGAACCTGAGGGTGGAGATATTCTCGCCGGTACATACCGCGGTGTGCTGGCCGGGCGGGAGATCAAGGCCCGGGGATTTGGTATCCTCTCGCCCCACGGGGGCGGGATCTATGTTCTGGCCCTTGCCCTGGTCGATGAATTCTCATCCGAACTCGAGCAGGCCGGCCGCGCCGTTGCCCGGAGCATCCAGTTTTCCCGGCCCCGGGCTGCGCAGGATAATCCCCTGATCGGTACCTGGAAGGATATCCGGGGCAGCGGTCATACTCTCATCACCCTCTATCCGGACGGCACCTTTACCTGGTACCGGGATTATGCGGCCTCGGGACAGGGCTGGGGCTTCAGCAACAGGGACGAAAGCACCGGGCGTTGGCAGTCGCGCGGGACGCACCGGGCCGGGACCATCTTCTACCAGACCAGCGAGGGAGAACAGGGAAGCATGGACTATCGGGTGCTGGTGGAAAAGGGAGAGGCTTACTGGAATGAGTACTATTTTGACGGGACTCTGTTTGTCCGTCAGTGACTGCGGCCACCAGGCAACCTGAAACAGTCGGCAGGTGTACACGATGAGCATCAGGAAGCCGCGAAAGATCCAAAACGAACCGGTTGTCAGCGAAGATGCCTTTCTGAATATCGATATATCCGAGGAAAAACCGGGTAGCGGCGGCCATACCTCTGAACTCCGGGTTCAGGACGAGTCGGGCAACGTCTCGGCCGGTCAGTGGAGCAGGGCGGCCCGGCTGGTCATCTTTGCCGGACTGACTCCCGAGGTTCTCGAACGGGCCGACCAGCGCCTGATCCACCGGGATCGACCCTGATTCATGACCGTCACTGTTGCCCGGAGGATACACATGTGTAACATGTTGTATAATCAAGGTGTTATCCTGGTGGTGGCGGGTGTATTCCTTGGGGACGGCATGCTTTTTATTTGCCTCCTGCGTTCGAAGGACGTACAATAAAGTAGACAGACCCCCAGTATACGGAAAGGTTTGGCTGGGAATATCTCCCGGCTGATCTGTCAGAATTCCATCAGATTACCCGGTAATGGCGCTACCAAATCCTGCCCCTCTTCCCCTTGTATCCGGAAACCATCCCCTGTTTCTGCCCTCCCTTTTTACTCCGTCTATGCGAGGACGGCCCGGTCCTTCGATGCTGGTCAGGTTTCCGTTTTCAGGACAAACATGAGCGTTCTATGAAAAAATTCCTGTGCAGCCTCTGTTCTGTTTTCGTCCTCTTCCTCTTGTTCCTCGTTTCTACGTCCTCCGCCCCGCCCACATCGTCGAATCCTATTCCGATCAGTCGCCGGTGCGTATAGTTATTCTGCCCTGCATGGATCCGGTGAGTGGCTATAAGAAATTCCACCCCCTGGCCCATTACCTGGAAAGAAATATCCAGCGCCAGGTCATCCTCCAGGTACCGCGGGATTACGCCGCTTTCAGGCGAATCATAGAACAGGGGGAAACCGATTTCGCCTACCTGTCCGCCCATGTGTATCTTGCGCTGCGGATCCGGTTCAGCCAGGAGCCAAGCCTCACCGTCCTGACGCCCGGCGGCCGGCAACAGCACCACGGGCTGCTCATTACCCGCAGCGACAGCGGGATCAACAGTGTTGAGGACCTGCGCGGCCGTACGCTCCTTTTCGGGGCCGAGCAGTCCACGGTCAAGACCCTGGCCGGCAAGCTGCTTCTCCGTGAACATGGTATTGACGTGGAAAAGGACCTGAAGGAATACGCCTATGGCTCCAGCTGTGAGAAAAACGCCTTCAATGTCTATCTCGGGGCTTATGATGCCTCCTTTATCTGCAACTACAGCCGTGATGTGCTCAGTGGAGGCAATCCGGACTGGCCGGTTCCGCCGGGTAGCCTGAAGGTTGTCGCCCGGACCCGGCCCACCCCCACCTGGATCTTTGCCGCCCTTGGCCATGTTCCTTCCCTGCTGGTCCGGGACGTCAACAGGGCCCTGCTTTCCCTGACGTTCGCACCTGCCGCGGACAGGAACCTTCTCCAGGGGATCGAATCGGCCGGTTTCACCGTGACCGATGAAAAGTATCTGCATCTTCTGGATGAAGAGTTTCAGATCCCATGAAGAGCTACCGAGTCAAACTGACCGTCATCATTGCCCTGCTGGTTATCGTCAGCCAGCTGGCCACCGGTTTTTTCATCACCAGGCAGTCCGAACAGGCCCTGGATGAAAAACACCATGATATTGCCAGGGCCATGGCCCGCAATATCGCCTATCTTTCCACCCGGGCCTTTCTCAGTCGTGACCTGGCCACCCTCTACGAGCAGGTCAAACTGGCCAAGCAGGAGAAAAATGTCGTCTATGTAAAAATTCTCGATCTGGAACAGCATATCGTCGTCTCAGATACCCTTTCGGAGGTGGGGAGTCTCTATCCTGTTCCGGTCCGACCGCAGGGCAGGGGTCTGACCCACTACACTACCCCGGAGGGCAGGGTCCTGGCAAAAATCATCTGGCCCATCATGCTTGATAACGAGACCCTGGGCTATGTGGTTCTTGGTTATTCCCATGACGAGGTCCAGCAGGCTGTGGCCAAGTTGCACAGGAAGATTATCACCACCCTGTTCCTTGGTCTGAGCGGCTCGGTACTCCTTGCAGTGTTCATCGCCGGCAGGATAACAGCCCCGCTGCTGGAACTGAAACGGACCGCTCTTAAAATCGCCTCCGGTCAGTTTGATCTCGATCCGCCCAGGGGTAAAGCGGACGATGAGTTTCATATGCTCGCCCGCAGTATGTATGAGATGGCCAAGCGTCTGGAGTCCCTGGTCTACAACGATCCCCTGACCGGTATCTACAACCGCCTGCTGCTCAATATCCGACTGCGCGAAGAGCTGGCCCGCAGCCGTCGCCACAGGTGGCCGCTGGCGGTGCTGATCATCGATATCGATCATTTCAAGCGTATCAACGACACCTACGGCCACCTGGTGGGTGACGAGGTGCTGATCGGCTGCGCCGCCATTCTCTCG encodes:
- a CDS encoding diguanylate cyclase, which codes for MKSYRVKLTVIIALLVIVSQLATGFFITRQSEQALDEKHHDIARAMARNIAYLSTRAFLSRDLATLYEQVKLAKQEKNVVYVKILDLEQHIVVSDTLSEVGSLYPVPVRPQGRGLTHYTTPEGRVLAKIIWPIMLDNETLGYVVLGYSHDEVQQAVAKLHRKIITTLFLGLSGSVLLAVFIAGRITAPLLELKRTALKIASGQFDLDPPRGKADDEFHMLARSMYEMAKRLESLVYNDPLTGIYNRLLLNIRLREELARSRRHRWPLAVLIIDIDHFKRINDTYGHLVGDEVLIGCAAILSRHIREEDCLARFGGEEFVILAPDMSEDNAVQQAERIRLAVEKAPLSATGLDKPIHITISIGIAIYPNHASNENELISRADTALYQAKSRGRNRTALFSKIA
- a CDS encoding phosphate/phosphite/phosphonate ABC transporter substrate-binding protein; translation: MRIVILPCMDPVSGYKKFHPLAHYLERNIQRQVILQVPRDYAAFRRIIEQGETDFAYLSAHVYLALRIRFSQEPSLTVLTPGGRQQHHGLLITRSDSGINSVEDLRGRTLLFGAEQSTVKTLAGKLLLREHGIDVEKDLKEYAYGSSCEKNAFNVYLGAYDASFICNYSRDVLSGGNPDWPVPPGSLKVVARTRPTPTWIFAALGHVPSLLVRDVNRALLSLTFAPAADRNLLQGIESAGFTVTDEKYLHLLDEEFQIP